A genomic segment from Flavobacterium inviolabile encodes:
- a CDS encoding flavin reductase family protein — MHLDPSVLDQSAIYKLLTGAVIPRPIGWISSVNNEGVYNLAPFSFFNAVGEDPPHVMFSTVRPNNTNKDTLNNVLETKQFVVNMVTEELVEKMNMTSMNIPSDQSEFELAGLTPIPSLKVKAPRVKECQITMECELVHHYTLENHKHGGATIVIGKVVMFHVAEDVLLDNYKINMETYKPVARLAGSNYSKLGEIFSIKRA, encoded by the coding sequence ATGCATCTTGATCCGTCTGTATTAGACCAATCGGCAATATACAAACTACTTACCGGCGCCGTGATTCCGCGCCCTATCGGCTGGATATCATCCGTGAATAATGAAGGCGTTTACAACCTGGCTCCTTTTTCTTTTTTCAATGCAGTTGGCGAAGATCCGCCGCATGTCATGTTTTCCACAGTACGCCCCAACAACACCAATAAAGACACACTGAATAATGTACTGGAAACCAAACAATTTGTAGTCAATATGGTTACGGAAGAGCTGGTTGAAAAAATGAACATGACCTCGATGAATATTCCTTCCGACCAAAGTGAATTTGAACTGGCCGGACTAACACCGATCCCTTCTTTAAAAGTAAAAGCACCACGGGTAAAAGAATGCCAGATCACTATGGAGTGCGAACTGGTACATCACTATACGCTGGAAAACCACAAGCATGGCGGCGCAACAATTGTTATTGGCAAAGTGGTCATGTTTCATGTTGCAGAAGATGTATTACTCGACAATTATAAAATTAATATGGAAACCTATAAGCCCGTAGCGCGTTTGGCCGGTTCCAATTATTCAAAATTAGGAGAGATATTCTCCATTAAAAGAGCATAA
- a CDS encoding oxidoreductase: protein MKISVIGGGPGGLYFSILTKKAQPDCQIDVYERNKADDSFGFGVVFSDETLSEFLTKDPESYELIRSKFAYWDDLDVARDGEVVRITGNGFCGCSRKTLLELLQQRCREEGVNLHFETNIDDLSQLSDSDIIVASDGINSAIRDRFASDFGTKTELKKNRFVWMGSTRPLDAFTYFFRTTPYGTIVAHTYQYQEGMSTWIFECSDATWQKAGFSVTDEKDTIQKIESLFKEELQGHGLISNRSHWRQFPAITNDNWHKDNIVLLGDAKATAHYSIGSGTKLAMECAIALSEAVISNPGNVTAAFQQYEKMRRNRVEMIQYAANVSLDWFEHMDRHIEHDFMQFAFGVMTRSKKVTFENMALRDTTFTQKVLAEFNHKNNNTANTPAAFTPFQLREMALKNRIVMSPMGQYSAEDGLVSDWHLMHYGARATGGVGLILTEMTAVSQTGRITLGCAGIYTKEQVVAWKKVTAFIHQNTAAKIGIQLGHSGRKGATKKPWEGATESIEKPWELLSASPLAFNDKTAVPKEMTAQDMEQVITEFVQAAKNADEAGFDMIELQAHHGFLLASFLSPLTNIRQDEFGGSIENRLRFPLQVFEAIRKVFPAVKPMSVRISASDWATNGISEDDTIAIAEAFKNAGADIINVSTGNTVSGQKPQVGRMWQTPFSDTIRNTVHIPTITTGYIQDIDQINTILLNGRADLVALGRPLLIDPNFVRNAQAYEQYQTDDIPKQYQAGISHLYPLKSTERKAAEGMKKALKPESHKKNS, encoded by the coding sequence ATGAAGATTTCAGTTATTGGCGGTGGTCCCGGCGGTTTATATTTTTCCATTTTAACCAAAAAGGCGCAGCCCGATTGCCAGATAGATGTATACGAACGCAATAAGGCTGATGACAGCTTTGGCTTCGGAGTCGTTTTTTCAGATGAAACCCTGAGTGAATTCCTGACGAAAGATCCGGAATCCTATGAATTAATACGAAGCAAATTCGCTTACTGGGACGACCTGGATGTTGCCCGTGACGGTGAAGTTGTCCGCATTACCGGAAACGGATTTTGCGGCTGCTCCCGAAAAACACTTTTGGAACTATTACAGCAGCGCTGCCGCGAAGAAGGTGTTAACCTGCATTTTGAAACCAATATTGACGACCTGAGCCAACTGAGCGATAGCGACATCATTGTTGCTTCCGACGGTATCAACAGTGCGATCCGCGATCGGTTTGCTTCCGATTTCGGCACTAAAACCGAATTAAAAAAGAATCGCTTTGTCTGGATGGGCTCTACACGACCTTTGGACGCTTTTACCTATTTTTTCAGAACAACACCATACGGAACTATTGTTGCTCATACCTATCAGTACCAGGAAGGTATGAGTACCTGGATTTTTGAATGCTCGGATGCCACCTGGCAAAAAGCCGGCTTTAGTGTAACTGATGAAAAAGATACGATACAAAAAATCGAATCCCTGTTTAAAGAAGAACTGCAGGGACACGGCCTGATCTCCAATCGTTCTCATTGGCGCCAGTTTCCGGCTATAACCAATGACAACTGGCACAAAGACAATATTGTTTTATTGGGTGATGCCAAAGCAACTGCCCACTACTCCATCGGTTCCGGAACCAAACTGGCTATGGAATGTGCCATTGCCCTGTCGGAAGCGGTGATCAGTAATCCCGGCAACGTAACGGCAGCTTTTCAGCAATATGAAAAAATGCGCAGAAACCGTGTTGAAATGATTCAATATGCTGCGAATGTTTCGCTGGACTGGTTTGAGCACATGGATCGCCATATCGAGCACGATTTTATGCAGTTTGCTTTTGGCGTGATGACGCGTTCCAAAAAAGTTACGTTTGAAAATATGGCATTACGGGATACTACTTTTACACAAAAAGTACTTGCCGAATTTAACCATAAGAACAACAATACCGCCAATACACCTGCAGCATTTACACCTTTCCAACTACGGGAAATGGCATTAAAAAACCGGATTGTAATGAGCCCGATGGGACAATATTCGGCTGAAGACGGATTGGTTTCCGACTGGCATTTAATGCATTACGGTGCACGCGCTACCGGTGGTGTCGGCTTAATTTTAACCGAAATGACCGCCGTTTCCCAAACCGGACGCATTACTTTAGGTTGTGCCGGTATATATACTAAGGAACAAGTAGTTGCATGGAAAAAGGTAACAGCTTTTATCCACCAAAATACCGCTGCTAAAATAGGTATTCAGCTCGGACATTCCGGGCGAAAAGGTGCCACAAAAAAACCGTGGGAAGGCGCTACCGAATCGATTGAAAAACCATGGGAACTGCTTTCTGCCTCTCCCCTTGCTTTTAACGATAAAACAGCCGTTCCGAAAGAAATGACAGCACAGGATATGGAACAGGTTATTACTGAATTTGTCCAGGCTGCAAAAAATGCGGATGAAGCCGGGTTTGACATGATCGAACTACAGGCACATCACGGATTCCTGTTAGCTTCTTTCCTGTCGCCTTTAACCAATATCCGTCAGGACGAATTTGGCGGCAGCATCGAAAACCGCCTGCGATTCCCGCTACAGGTTTTTGAAGCCATCCGCAAGGTATTCCCGGCGGTAAAACCAATGTCGGTTCGTATCTCTGCTTCCGACTGGGCTACAAACGGAATATCGGAAGACGATACAATCGCGATTGCTGAAGCCTTTAAAAATGCCGGAGCAGACATTATAAACGTTTCAACCGGAAATACTGTTTCCGGACAAAAACCACAGGTAGGCAGAATGTGGCAGACGCCTTTTTCGGACACGATCCGGAATACGGTTCACATCCCTACGATAACAACGGGTTATATCCAGGATATTGACCAGATAAACACCATATTGTTAAACGGCCGTGCCGATCTGGTAGCGCTGGGAAGACCTTTGCTGATCGATCCTAATTTCGTGCGGAATGCACAGGCTTACGAACAGTATCAAACCGACGATATCCCCAAACAATATCAGGCGGGTATCTCGCATTTGTATCCGTTGAAAAGCACCGAAAGAAAAGCTGCCGAAGGCATGAAGAAAGCGCTGAAACCGGAAAGCCATAAGAAGAATTCATAA
- a CDS encoding AMP-binding protein, which yields MKHYSDNFAHNNLPADKHQPDYIFNHTDFEFPEDLNCAEQLLDIHIQENRGHHIAIRTFETTWTFQDLYDKANQIANALTDDMDFVSGNRVLIRSANNPMFVACWFGILKAGGIVVATMPLLREKELSVMIESAEISHVFCDYRLKEEMDLVRSPFLKKVVHYDGSEKTNCELEDMLQHKSKTFTNYKTKSDSVSLIGFTSGTTGNPKMTAHYHRDIVLICEAFPKYSLQPKPEDIFTGSPPLGFTFGLGGLVLFPFYYGASTFLIEKPSPELLLEAIQKHKITVCFTAPTAWRVLATKVKEYDISSLRKCISAGETLPLKVWEDWYDATGLKIIDGIGATEMLHIFISSNDDNMRKGATGLPIHGYEAKIVDKKGNDLGVNEPGRLAVRGITGCRYLNRTDKQKEYVQNGWNLTGDIFKKDEDGYFWFIARGDDMIISSGYNIAAIEVESVLLTHPEIAECAVVGLPDEERGMLVCSYIVLKDKSKAGNDFGKSIQNWFKDVAAPYKYPREIRFLDSLPKTETGKIQRYKLK from the coding sequence ATGAAACATTATAGTGATAATTTCGCTCATAACAATCTGCCGGCAGACAAACACCAGCCGGACTATATTTTCAATCATACGGATTTTGAATTTCCGGAAGATCTGAATTGTGCCGAGCAATTACTGGACATTCACATTCAAGAAAACCGCGGTCATCATATTGCGATACGCACCTTTGAAACCACCTGGACGTTTCAGGATTTGTATGACAAGGCTAACCAGATTGCCAATGCACTTACTGACGACATGGATTTCGTTAGCGGCAACAGGGTCTTAATCCGTTCTGCCAACAATCCGATGTTTGTTGCCTGCTGGTTCGGTATCTTAAAAGCCGGTGGAATCGTAGTGGCCACTATGCCGCTTTTAAGAGAAAAAGAATTATCGGTAATGATCGAAAGTGCCGAAATCTCGCATGTGTTTTGCGATTACCGCCTGAAAGAGGAAATGGATCTGGTCCGTTCTCCCTTTTTAAAGAAAGTGGTACACTATGACGGTTCCGAAAAAACCAATTGTGAACTTGAAGACATGCTTCAGCACAAATCCAAAACATTTACCAATTATAAAACCAAATCCGATTCTGTTTCGCTGATCGGGTTTACTTCCGGTACAACTGGAAATCCTAAAATGACCGCACATTATCATCGCGATATTGTCCTGATTTGTGAAGCTTTCCCAAAATATTCCCTGCAGCCCAAACCGGAAGATATTTTTACCGGAAGCCCGCCATTAGGCTTTACTTTCGGATTAGGCGGATTGGTATTGTTTCCTTTTTATTATGGTGCTTCCACTTTTCTGATTGAAAAACCGTCACCGGAATTGCTCCTGGAAGCCATTCAGAAACACAAAATAACGGTTTGCTTTACTGCTCCTACCGCATGGCGTGTTTTGGCAACAAAAGTTAAAGAATATGATATTTCTTCGCTTCGCAAGTGTATTTCTGCAGGAGAAACATTACCTTTAAAGGTCTGGGAAGATTGGTATGATGCCACCGGGTTAAAAATAATAGACGGAATCGGAGCTACCGAAATGCTGCATATTTTTATTTCGTCCAATGACGACAATATGAGAAAAGGCGCTACCGGTTTGCCTATTCACGGTTATGAAGCCAAAATAGTAGACAAAAAAGGAAACGATCTTGGGGTTAACGAACCGGGAAGATTAGCCGTTCGCGGAATTACCGGCTGCCGTTACCTGAACCGAACGGACAAACAAAAAGAATATGTGCAAAACGGCTGGAACCTGACGGGTGACATCTTTAAAAAAGATGAAGACGGTTATTTCTGGTTTATCGCCCGCGGGGATGACATGATTATCTCTTCCGGCTATAATATTGCTGCCATTGAAGTAGAAAGCGTATTGCTCACCCATCCGGAAATTGCCGAATGTGCCGTTGTAGGATTACCGGATGAAGAACGCGGTATGCTGGTTTGCTCGTATATTGTTCTGAAAGACAAATCCAAAGCGGGCAACGATTTTGGAAAATCGATTCAGAACTGGTTTAAAGATGTGGCTGCCCCGTATAAATATCCGAGAGAAATTCGTTTTTTAGATAGTCTTCCCAAAACGGAAACAGGAAAAATTCAACGATATAAACTAAAATAG
- a CDS encoding FMN-binding glutamate synthase family protein — protein MRKAFVVFSITILSITAILIYVNWKFSFLLLIFLPLIAMGLHDMYQSKQSIKRNFPLLGRMRYLLESIGPEMRQYFIETDTAGKPFNRLQRSLVYQRSKKETDSMPFGTQLNVYEPGYKWINHSIKAIPFSEVDPDPKIKIGSSQCEKPYMASLFNISAMSYGSLSKNAILALNSGAKQGGFYHNTGEGGLSPYHLQNGGDIVWNIGTGYFSCRDKEGKFSYEEFSKRAVLDNVKMIEIKFSQGAKPGHGGILPKQKVTDEIAAIRLVEKGNDIISPPRHSAFSTPLELMDFIKTLRKGSGGKPIGMKICIGNKSEFLAICKAMVQTRTYFDFITVDGGEGGTGAAPQEYSDHVGMPLREALAFVYDCLNGFGIKDEIKIIASGKVITGFDIIKCLSIGADVCNSARGMMFALGCIQALECHANTCPTGVATQDPKLVKGLVPEEKSVRVARFQHETVKSAMELMASAGLEHPDDVDRTVISARVSGTKIETYYEMYPEIERGCLLNETTVPKEFAFFWKKAVAESF, from the coding sequence ATGAGAAAAGCATTTGTAGTTTTCAGTATAACCATTTTATCCATAACAGCGATTTTAATCTATGTGAATTGGAAATTCAGTTTTCTGCTATTAATATTCCTTCCGTTAATAGCGATGGGACTACATGACATGTACCAGTCCAAACAGAGTATCAAACGAAATTTCCCTTTACTGGGAAGAATGCGTTACCTGCTGGAATCGATCGGACCGGAAATGCGCCAGTATTTTATCGAAACCGACACGGCCGGAAAACCTTTTAACCGTTTGCAGCGCAGCCTGGTGTACCAGCGCAGTAAAAAAGAAACGGATTCCATGCCGTTCGGAACGCAGTTAAACGTTTACGAACCCGGCTACAAATGGATCAACCACAGTATTAAAGCCATTCCATTTTCGGAAGTGGATCCCGATCCGAAAATCAAGATCGGCTCCTCACAATGTGAAAAACCGTATATGGCCAGCTTATTCAACATCAGCGCGATGAGCTACGGTTCTTTGAGCAAAAATGCTATCCTGGCTTTAAATTCCGGTGCTAAGCAAGGTGGTTTTTACCACAATACCGGCGAAGGCGGACTTTCGCCTTACCACCTTCAAAACGGCGGCGATATTGTCTGGAACATCGGAACCGGATATTTCAGCTGTCGCGATAAAGAAGGTAAATTCTCGTATGAAGAATTCTCCAAAAGAGCCGTTCTGGACAATGTAAAAATGATCGAGATCAAATTTTCACAGGGAGCCAAACCGGGACATGGCGGAATTTTACCGAAACAAAAGGTAACCGATGAAATTGCAGCCATTCGTCTGGTCGAAAAAGGGAACGATATTATTTCCCCGCCAAGACATTCCGCTTTTTCGACACCACTGGAATTGATGGACTTTATCAAAACCCTGCGCAAAGGCTCCGGAGGAAAACCGATCGGGATGAAAATCTGTATTGGTAACAAATCGGAATTCTTAGCCATTTGCAAAGCAATGGTACAAACCCGGACCTATTTTGACTTTATCACTGTCGATGGCGGCGAAGGCGGAACCGGGGCTGCACCTCAGGAATATTCCGATCATGTGGGTATGCCGTTACGGGAAGCTTTAGCCTTTGTATACGACTGTTTAAACGGTTTTGGCATTAAGGATGAGATCAAGATCATTGCCAGCGGAAAAGTAATTACCGGATTCGACATTATCAAATGCCTGTCGATTGGTGCAGACGTCTGCAATTCGGCACGCGGAATGATGTTTGCTTTGGGCTGTATTCAGGCATTGGAATGCCATGCCAATACCTGTCCGACCGGTGTTGCCACACAGGATCCCAAACTGGTAAAAGGACTGGTTCCGGAAGAAAAAAGCGTGCGTGTTGCCCGTTTTCAGCATGAAACCGTTAAAAGTGCCATGGAACTGATGGCTTCTGCCGGACTGGAACATCCGGACGATGTTGACCGGACTGTTATCAGTGCCCGCGTGAGCGGAACAAAAATAGAAACCTATTATGAAATGTATCCGGAAATCGAACGTGGTTGTTTGTTAAACGAAACAACCGTTCCCAAAGAATTTGCCTTCTTTTGGAAAAAAGCCGTTGCGGAAAGTTTCTAA
- a CDS encoding acyl-CoA thioesterase: MNQYFIKTEKVRFQHVDYAGIVFYPRFLEMLNCLVEDWFEEALERPFSKMHETNGIPTVDLKVQFKKAARLGETLTKKLWVKHLGGASLLCGFQFEDEKGTICLEGEVTLVNVAFTENRDNIKAEAFSEDMKHKINKYLLVTL, translated from the coding sequence ATGAACCAATATTTTATAAAAACTGAAAAAGTCCGCTTCCAGCATGTTGATTATGCCGGAATCGTATTTTATCCCCGCTTTCTGGAAATGCTGAACTGCCTGGTTGAAGACTGGTTTGAAGAAGCACTGGAACGTCCGTTTTCCAAAATGCACGAAACAAACGGTATCCCAACGGTAGATTTAAAAGTACAATTCAAAAAAGCGGCCCGTTTGGGAGAAACCCTGACCAAAAAACTATGGGTAAAACACCTGGGCGGTGCTTCCCTGTTGTGCGGATTTCAGTTTGAGGATGAAAAGGGAACAATATGTCTGGAAGGCGAAGTAACGCTTGTTAATGTTGCTTTTACCGAAAACCGGGACAATATCAAAGCCGAAGCTTTTTCTGAAGACATGAAACATAAAATTAATAAGTATTTGTTGGTAACGCTATAA
- a CDS encoding carbon-nitrogen hydrolase family protein → MDFSKFKAATVQTAPVFLNVEKTVDKAIGIIAEAAANGAQLIAFPEVFIAGYPYWNWIMTPVQGSKWYEVLYRNAVAVDDPEMKRIYQAAKTHNIHIVMGINERGTSYGEIYNTNLIIDNQGNCIGKHRKLVPTWAEKLTWTSGDGSSLKVYPTEIGPIGTLACGENTNTLARFTLLAQGELIHIANYISLPVAPPDYNMAEAIKIRAAAHSFEGKLFTIVSCSTISQEIMDALKEDVPNVEELLTRKNSAFSGFIGPNGAVIGEPLIDEEGIVYADIDLAKCIQPKQMHDILGHYNRFDIFDLRVNTAPTRKITFINSHEAFNKE, encoded by the coding sequence ATGGATTTTTCAAAATTTAAAGCCGCCACCGTCCAGACAGCTCCGGTTTTTCTAAATGTGGAGAAAACGGTTGACAAGGCCATCGGTATAATTGCAGAAGCCGCCGCAAACGGCGCACAGCTTATCGCCTTTCCGGAGGTTTTTATTGCCGGTTATCCGTACTGGAACTGGATCATGACACCGGTTCAGGGAAGCAAATGGTATGAAGTGTTATACCGCAATGCTGTAGCGGTGGATGATCCGGAAATGAAACGGATTTACCAGGCTGCCAAAACGCATAACATCCATATTGTTATGGGTATTAACGAGCGTGGCACCAGCTATGGCGAAATTTACAACACCAATCTGATCATTGACAATCAGGGAAACTGCATTGGCAAACACCGGAAATTAGTCCCTACCTGGGCAGAAAAACTAACATGGACTTCCGGCGACGGTTCGTCCCTTAAAGTATATCCCACCGAAATTGGCCCTATCGGAACGCTGGCCTGTGGTGAAAACACCAATACGCTGGCACGGTTTACGCTGCTTGCACAAGGCGAACTGATTCACATTGCCAATTATATTTCCCTTCCGGTAGCTCCGCCGGATTACAATATGGCGGAAGCTATTAAAATCCGGGCAGCGGCACATTCTTTTGAAGGCAAACTGTTTACCATTGTTTCCTGCTCTACAATTTCACAGGAAATTATGGATGCACTAAAAGAAGATGTCCCGAATGTGGAAGAATTACTAACCCGAAAAAACTCGGCTTTCTCCGGGTTTATAGGACCAAACGGAGCCGTGATCGGCGAACCGCTGATTGATGAGGAAGGTATCGTATATGCCGATATTGATCTGGCAAAATGCATACAGCCCAAACAAATGCATGACATTTTAGGGCATTACAACCGATTCGATATTTTCGATTTGCGCGTAAACACGGCGCCAACCCGAAAAATAACTTTTATTAACAGTCACGAAGCATTTAATAAGGAATAA
- a CDS encoding cupin domain-containing protein, with product MNDPFNDDVIGRARVKDTPELEAYYKELETLGAGALWTVANDIEPWEPRTSSVPMLWKYENLRELVLKSSELVTPEQAGRRVVYLVNDKRKDVSAAVGWLYTGIQVTRPGESTSAHRHKASALRFIMEGSGGYTVVDGNKIMLEVNDFVITPNSSWHEHGVEADGKTCIWQDGLDIPLVNALEANDYAVHEGKQPLEAPLNHLPLTYSGAGLIPADRVWDKPYSPLFKYSWKTVYPALLEAAKVNEGSPYDGIIMDYSNPLTGGPVMQTMGASMQLLRAGEHTKAHRHTGSFVYQCAKGKGYSIIGGKRYDWKERDIFCVPSWVYHEHVNLSETEDACLFSFNDLPVIKSLGLYQEQAYTENNGFQTI from the coding sequence ATGAATGATCCATTTAATGATGATGTTATTGGCAGAGCCCGGGTAAAAGATACTCCGGAACTGGAAGCCTACTATAAAGAACTGGAAACATTAGGTGCCGGTGCCTTGTGGACCGTTGCCAACGATATTGAACCCTGGGAACCGCGGACTTCTTCGGTTCCGATGCTGTGGAAATATGAAAACTTACGTGAACTGGTACTAAAATCATCCGAACTGGTTACGCCGGAACAAGCAGGCCGCCGTGTGGTTTATCTGGTAAATGACAAACGAAAAGACGTAAGTGCCGCCGTAGGCTGGCTATACACCGGTATTCAGGTTACCCGACCGGGCGAAAGTACTTCGGCCCACCGCCATAAGGCTTCTGCCCTGCGCTTTATCATGGAAGGTTCCGGCGGCTACACCGTAGTGGACGGGAATAAGATCATGCTGGAAGTTAATGACTTTGTGATCACTCCCAATTCCAGCTGGCACGAACACGGTGTTGAAGCCGATGGCAAAACCTGTATCTGGCAGGATGGTTTGGATATTCCGCTTGTCAATGCTCTGGAAGCTAACGATTATGCCGTTCACGAAGGCAAACAGCCTCTGGAAGCGCCTTTAAATCATTTGCCGTTAACTTATAGCGGCGCCGGGTTAATCCCTGCCGACAGGGTTTGGGATAAACCGTACTCTCCATTGTTTAAATATTCCTGGAAAACTGTTTATCCTGCTTTATTGGAAGCGGCAAAAGTAAACGAAGGCTCTCCTTATGACGGCATCATCATGGATTACTCCAATCCGTTAACCGGCGGACCGGTTATGCAAACCATGGGTGCTTCGATGCAGTTACTGCGCGCCGGTGAACACACCAAAGCCCACAGACATACCGGTTCGTTCGTATACCAGTGTGCCAAAGGAAAAGGCTATTCCATCATTGGCGGAAAACGCTATGACTGGAAAGAGCGCGATATTTTCTGCGTACCGTCATGGGTATATCACGAGCATGTAAACCTTTCCGAAACAGAAGACGCCTGTCTTTTCTCGTTTAACGATTTACCGGTTATCAAATCGCTGGGATTGTATCAGGAACAGGCATATACGGAAAACAACGGCTTTCAAACCATTTAA
- a CDS encoding fumarylacetoacetate hydrolase family protein — translation MKLATYRINHVAPRLGVVQDNHMIDLEDVARIKEETLPLTMLDLIDLGLDEVKRIQSLIDSLTEEQKSNCYYPLSNVTFLAPIPKPRKNIIGIGLNYTEHVAESARTLDTSKELPQQPVIFSKPPTAVTGTDTAIIHNPKLTQQLDWEVELAVVIGKEGKYVAKEKALDYVFGYTIINDISARDCRRSGQWIVSKGQDTFAPMGPVLVTKDEIPDPHNLNLSLKLNGVEKQNSNTRFMLFNINDLIEDLSTVFTLEPGDIIATGTPAGVGAGRNPQEWMWDGDTVEATVEGIGTITNTIKELNKN, via the coding sequence ATGAAATTAGCTACTTACAGAATTAACCATGTTGCTCCGCGTTTAGGAGTTGTTCAGGACAATCACATGATCGATCTTGAAGATGTTGCCCGAATAAAAGAAGAAACGCTTCCGCTGACAATGCTGGATCTGATTGACCTCGGGCTGGATGAGGTTAAGCGAATACAAAGCCTGATTGACAGCCTGACAGAAGAACAAAAGAGCAATTGCTATTATCCGCTATCGAATGTAACGTTCCTGGCTCCTATCCCGAAACCCCGCAAAAACATTATCGGAATCGGATTAAACTATACCGAACACGTTGCCGAAAGTGCCAGAACACTGGACACATCCAAAGAATTGCCGCAACAGCCGGTAATTTTTTCCAAACCGCCAACAGCGGTTACCGGAACAGACACTGCTATCATTCACAATCCGAAACTAACACAGCAGCTGGACTGGGAAGTGGAATTGGCTGTTGTTATCGGTAAGGAAGGAAAATATGTAGCCAAAGAAAAAGCTTTGGATTATGTTTTCGGATATACGATAATCAACGATATCAGTGCCAGAGACTGCCGTCGTTCCGGGCAATGGATCGTTTCAAAAGGACAGGATACTTTTGCACCGATGGGACCGGTTCTGGTTACCAAAGATGAAATTCCGGATCCGCATAACCTGAACCTGTCTTTAAAGCTGAATGGGGTTGAAAAACAAAATTCCAATACCCGATTTATGTTGTTCAACATCAACGATCTGATTGAAGACCTGAGTACAGTATTTACCCTGGAACCGGGCGATATTATTGCTACCGGAACACCTGCCGGTGTGGGTGCCGGACGCAATCCGCAGGAATGGATGTGGGATGGCGACACGGTTGAAGCAACAGTTGAAGGAATTGGCACTATAACCAATACAATCAAAGAATTAAATAAAAATTAA
- a CDS encoding maleate cis-trans isomerase family protein, which translates to MKKYRIGQIVPSSNVTMETEIPAVFRSRETILPERFTFHSSRMRMKKVTKEELEAMDAMSLKCAQELSDAHVDVMGYACLVAIMSMGRGYHCVSEVNLHQETIKNDFPTPIVTSAGALINGLKVLGAKKVAVITPYMRPLTDLVVDYIEHQGFEVVDSIALEIPDNLEVAAQDPMNLLDIYKRLNLEGVDVLVASACVQMPSLEAIDLIQKEIGIPVTSAAVCTTYEMMKKLGLEAKAPIGGELLNGKY; encoded by the coding sequence ATGAAAAAATACAGAATCGGCCAGATCGTTCCCAGTTCTAACGTAACTATGGAAACCGAAATTCCGGCTGTTTTCCGTTCCCGTGAAACGATTTTACCGGAACGTTTTACCTTTCATTCCAGCCGTATGCGAATGAAAAAAGTGACCAAAGAAGAACTGGAAGCAATGGATGCCATGAGTTTGAAATGTGCTCAGGAATTATCCGATGCGCATGTCGATGTAATGGGCTATGCCTGTCTGGTAGCCATCATGAGTATGGGACGCGGTTACCACTGCGTTTCGGAAGTGAACCTGCACCAGGAAACCATAAAAAATGACTTCCCTACTCCTATCGTTACCAGTGCCGGTGCGCTGATTAACGGTTTAAAGGTTTTGGGGGCTAAAAAAGTAGCGGTTATTACGCCTTATATGCGTCCGCTTACGGATTTGGTTGTCGATTATATCGAGCATCAGGGATTTGAGGTTGTCGATTCGATTGCCCTGGAAATTCCGGATAATCTGGAAGTGGCTGCGCAGGATCCGATGAACCTGCTGGACATCTACAAAAGGCTGAACCTGGAAGGTGTTGATGTACTGGTAGCTTCTGCCTGTGTGCAGATGCCGTCTTTGGAAGCGATTGACCTGATCCAGAAAGAAATCGGGATTCCGGTGACTTCTGCCGCCGTTTGTACGACCTATGAAATGATGAAAAAACTCGGACTGGAAGCAAAAGCGCCTATTGGCGGGGAATTGTTAAACGGAAAATATTAA
- a CDS encoding matrixin family metalloprotease, with protein MVGIVPYKGMAPDKVDTISKVISNFYDVKIVVLPERKLYKEAYTAVKSPRYRADSIIRIQKRVDLDTLDYVLGLTNSDISITKYDTNGNIRKPESRYRDFGIMGFAYCPGNSSVVSTYRIQHKDTEITLSRFKKVVIHEFGHNLGLPHCEDKHCVMTDAVEKIATVDNAKMKLCKKCKGKLN; from the coding sequence GTGGTAGGAATTGTTCCATACAAAGGAATGGCTCCGGATAAGGTAGATACAATTTCAAAAGTTATTTCCAATTTTTATGATGTGAAAATTGTCGTTTTACCGGAGCGAAAACTATATAAGGAAGCTTATACAGCTGTAAAATCACCAAGATATAGAGCTGATAGTATTATAAGAATTCAAAAAAGGGTAGATCTGGATACGCTGGACTATGTTTTAGGATTAACAAACAGCGATATATCCATAACAAAATATGATACAAACGGAAATATTAGAAAACCGGAATCGAGGTATCGTGATTTTGGGATTATGGGATTCGCATATTGTCCCGGCAATAGTTCGGTCGTATCGACTTACCGGATACAACATAAAGATACTGAAATTACGCTGTCAAGATTTAAAAAGGTCGTTATCCATGAATTCGGGCATAATTTGGGTTTGCCCCATTGTGAAGACAAGCACTGTGTGATGACTGATGCTGTCGAAAAGATTGCAACAGTGGATAATGCAAAAATGAAACTCTGTAAAAAATGTAAAGGGAAATTAAACTAA